The following proteins are encoded in a genomic region of Nicotiana sylvestris chromosome 4, ASM39365v2, whole genome shotgun sequence:
- the LOC138889855 gene encoding uncharacterized protein has translation MFRKVKSLEQSLRNMQGLGNQVSVAYKDLCLFPDVQLPTRFKMPKFDLYDGHGDTVAHLRGYCSKMRGVGGKDELLMAYFSQSMSGAALEWYTRQDANRWYTWDDMAQAFARHFQYNIDIVPDCLSLTKVEKRPSKSFREYGFRWREQAARVNPSMEEDEMVKYFLQALEPTYYGHLISAIGKSFNDVVKMGEMVEEGLKSSKIMSYSAIKATIQAIQNSTRSFLGKKKKDDVAMLVYGP, from the coding sequence atgttcaggaaggtaaagagtctggagcaatcattgagaaatatgcaagggttgggaaaccaggtgagtgtggcctataaggatttgtgtttgttccccgatgtccaactACCTACcaggttcaagatgcccaagtttgacttgtatgatggACATGGGGATACTGTAgctcatctgaggggttattgtagtaaaatgagaggcgtcgggggaaaagatgaattattgatggcatacttcagccAGAGTATGAGTGGGGCAGCTttagaatggtatacccgccaagacgccaataggtggtacacatgggatgatatggctcaagcctTCGCCCGGCACTtccagtacaatatagacattgtcccagactGTTTATCTTTGACCAAGGTTGAAAAGAGGCCCAGtaaaagctttagagaatatgggttccgatggagggagcaagctgcacgAGTCAATCCTTCGATGGAAGAAGACGAGATGGTTAaatactttcttcaagccctggagcctacttactatggccatttgatttcagccattggtaagtctttcaatgatgtggtaaagatgggagaaatggtggaagagggGCTCAAGTCGAGCAAGATTATGAGCTACTCTGCCATAAAAGCAACCATCCAGGCAATCCAGAATAGTACCAGAAGTTTTCtaggcaagaagaagaaggacgaTGTCGCCATGCTTGTCTATGGACCATGA